Proteins encoded together in one Rubripirellula reticaptiva window:
- a CDS encoding lipase family protein: MLEKAIQSVDTVQDPGERKLVIHSKLTGPIRDLTFLQKSLLFAELSMIAYNDEDETRRACEIIGMPDVSFYDRDGSQAYRVRNDHDCVIACRGTEPNEWNDVRADANAAAVLAETAGKVHRGFKQEVDDLWPMLETALISNDQPLWFCGHSLGGAMATICAGRCFLSHIDSNPDQLFTFGSPRVGDNRYINFVKLEHYRFVNNNDIVTRVPPILMGYRHCGREVYLNRNGKMGKLSHLARRRDRWRGFFRGLSKWKIDHFSDHSIHNYIDAILKAVNEENLSMSEGGAAKEATLFTGKMNSDVHNQHDDHSEA, from the coding sequence ATGCTCGAAAAAGCGATTCAGTCAGTCGATACGGTCCAGGATCCTGGTGAACGCAAGCTTGTCATTCATTCGAAGTTGACAGGGCCGATTCGTGATTTGACGTTCTTGCAAAAGTCTTTGCTATTCGCGGAATTGTCGATGATTGCCTACAACGACGAAGATGAAACGCGGCGTGCCTGTGAGATCATCGGGATGCCGGATGTCAGCTTTTACGACCGTGATGGGTCACAGGCGTACCGAGTTCGCAACGATCACGACTGTGTCATTGCTTGCCGCGGAACCGAGCCTAATGAATGGAACGACGTTCGGGCCGATGCAAATGCAGCTGCGGTGTTGGCCGAAACCGCAGGTAAAGTTCACCGAGGATTCAAACAGGAAGTCGACGATCTTTGGCCGATGCTTGAGACCGCGCTGATCAGTAATGATCAGCCGCTTTGGTTTTGCGGACATAGTCTCGGTGGCGCAATGGCAACGATCTGTGCTGGACGTTGTTTTCTGTCGCATATCGACAGCAATCCGGATCAACTTTTCACCTTCGGCAGTCCGCGTGTTGGCGACAATCGATACATCAACTTCGTCAAGCTTGAGCATTATCGATTCGTCAATAACAACGACATCGTCACTCGCGTGCCGCCAATTCTGATGGGTTACCGGCATTGTGGGCGTGAGGTCTACTTGAACCGCAACGGCAAGATGGGCAAGCTAAGTCACTTGGCTCGTCGTCGAGATCGCTGGCGTGGTTTTTTTCGCGGTTTAAGCAAGTGGAAGATCGATCATTTCTCGGATCACTCGATTCACAACTACATCGACGCGATTTTGAAAGCGGTCAACGAAGAAAATCTTTCGATGTCGGAAGGCGGCGCGGCCAAAGAAGCCACTTTGTTTACCGGCAAGATGAATTCGGACGTACATAATCAGCACGATGATCACAGCGAGGCTTGA
- the nadB gene encoding L-aspartate oxidase — translation MFTPRYLTPFDSRSALHRFTDVLVIGGGLAGLRAANAVESHRSVMVVTKDKLRESNSNYAQGGIAGVLDPDDCFESHVSDTLAAGGNLCDREIVDMVIREGPRRIEELVRWGTQFDQRDGEFLLGREGGHSRERIVHARGDATGAEVMRAVIERTRKAANIDIWENAFTADLLTFEGRCRGALIFKDGQQPVMVWAKETILCTGGAGQVYRESTNPSVATGDGTSIAYRAGVELRDMEFIQFHPTVLYIAGSSRSLITEAVRGEGAHLVDTNGHRFMPEYDDRAELAPRDVVSQSIIRQMDKTKHSNVYLDLSHLDPEHVLARFPGIAIACKKFGLDITSDRIPVRPGAHYVIGGVTVDRQGRTSLPGLWAAGEVTSSGLHGANRLASNSLLEGLVYGAYVGEASSRAAGEQSSKLEAFPISHPVHESTESFDFADVRVSIKSLMGRLAGVERSADGLREASDSIRSFATYVMTHQFNSVEGWELQNLLQTASCIVDSALARAESRGVHFRSDFPEPDDQRWRCHLTMQVDVGGGYPQRSEQLKPAQRVEATFKADN, via the coding sequence ATGTTCACTCCTCGCTATTTAACTCCCTTTGATTCACGAAGTGCCCTTCACCGATTCACCGATGTTCTGGTGATTGGTGGTGGTCTAGCCGGACTGCGGGCGGCCAATGCGGTAGAGTCGCATCGGTCGGTAATGGTGGTCACGAAGGACAAGCTGAGGGAATCCAACAGCAACTATGCGCAGGGCGGCATCGCCGGCGTCTTGGATCCCGATGACTGTTTTGAATCGCATGTCTCGGACACACTGGCCGCTGGCGGCAATCTGTGTGACCGAGAAATAGTGGACATGGTGATCCGCGAAGGTCCACGGCGAATCGAGGAACTCGTTCGCTGGGGTACTCAGTTCGACCAACGCGACGGTGAATTTCTGTTGGGACGCGAAGGCGGACATAGTCGCGAACGCATCGTCCATGCTCGCGGTGATGCCACCGGCGCCGAAGTCATGCGAGCAGTGATCGAGCGGACGCGCAAAGCAGCCAATATCGATATCTGGGAGAACGCTTTTACTGCGGACCTGTTGACCTTCGAAGGGCGCTGTCGAGGCGCGTTGATTTTTAAAGACGGTCAACAGCCGGTAATGGTGTGGGCTAAAGAAACCATTCTTTGCACCGGAGGGGCCGGCCAGGTCTATCGTGAATCGACTAATCCGTCAGTTGCAACCGGCGACGGAACATCGATCGCCTATCGCGCCGGCGTTGAACTGCGAGACATGGAATTCATCCAGTTTCACCCCACGGTTTTGTACATTGCCGGTTCATCGCGGTCGCTGATCACTGAGGCAGTCCGTGGTGAGGGCGCTCATTTGGTTGATACCAACGGGCATCGTTTCATGCCTGAATATGACGATCGGGCCGAGCTTGCGCCGCGTGATGTGGTCAGCCAATCGATCATTCGCCAAATGGACAAAACAAAACACTCCAACGTGTACTTGGACTTGTCGCACCTCGATCCTGAACACGTCCTGGCCCGCTTTCCAGGCATCGCAATCGCTTGCAAGAAGTTCGGACTTGACATCACATCGGATCGGATACCGGTACGACCTGGGGCCCACTATGTAATTGGCGGCGTGACGGTCGACCGGCAAGGTCGAACCAGTTTGCCCGGATTGTGGGCGGCCGGCGAAGTCACCAGCAGCGGGCTGCACGGCGCGAATCGATTGGCGAGCAATAGTTTGCTTGAAGGGCTCGTCTACGGCGCCTACGTCGGCGAAGCCTCGTCCCGTGCTGCTGGCGAACAATCCAGCAAATTGGAGGCTTTTCCGATTTCGCACCCGGTCCACGAAAGCACCGAGTCGTTCGACTTTGCTGATGTGCGCGTATCGATTAAGAGCCTGATGGGACGATTGGCAGGCGTCGAACGGTCAGCCGATGGGCTTCGCGAGGCTAGCGATTCGATCCGTTCATTCGCCACCTACGTGATGACGCACCAGTTCAACAGCGTCGAAGGTTGGGAATTGCAAAACTTGTTGCAAACGGCATCCTGCATCGTCGACTCGGCATTGGCGAGAGCCGAGTCGCGTGGCGTTCATTTTCGCAGCGATTTTCCCGAGCCTGATGACCAACGCTGGCGTTGTCATTTGACCATGCAGGTCGATGTGGGCGGCGGTTATCCCCAACGCAGCGAGCAACTAAAGCCGGCTCAACGGGTGGAAGCAACGTTCAAAGCTGACAATTAG
- a CDS encoding CDP-alcohol phosphatidyltransferase family protein, which yields MLKAIRSTNPYVTYHLMSEMKRGLHLSTESRDLDEDDMLDDDGNLRREPPIPNGGSKRKRRRKLTLAVLPTALTLGNGVCGLAAIAVAMSETLAWSNEKQLLVAGILIFGGMVFDALDGSAARMTGQESRFGAELDSLCDAITFGAAPAVLVWRYNDGVYLPLKLTWAIGTLFALCVLIRLARFNTETGEDDPHEGFEGLPSPAAAGTLAAFAIAMPELAEYAEPGVYAEKIQWMAEKTLVLSHYLIPGLALALAYLMVSRFQYPHVFQQLLRGRRAPNQIGQGLFVVIGAIVLHWLALPIAFCYFAFGSPLRALLAKYRDRKQTTPPQSSESPQT from the coding sequence ATGCTGAAGGCGATCCGATCGACGAACCCTTACGTGACGTACCACTTGATGAGCGAAATGAAGCGCGGACTGCATCTGTCAACCGAATCTAGGGATTTGGACGAAGATGATATGCTGGATGATGACGGCAACCTCCGCCGAGAACCGCCGATTCCAAACGGCGGATCGAAAAGAAAACGCCGCCGCAAGCTAACTCTCGCCGTCCTGCCAACCGCACTAACGCTGGGCAACGGTGTTTGTGGCCTGGCCGCGATCGCAGTTGCGATGAGCGAGACCCTTGCCTGGAGCAACGAAAAACAACTACTTGTTGCTGGGATCCTGATCTTTGGTGGGATGGTATTTGACGCGCTTGATGGATCAGCGGCCCGGATGACGGGCCAGGAGAGCCGATTTGGTGCGGAACTGGACAGCCTTTGCGATGCAATCACCTTTGGTGCGGCGCCGGCCGTTTTGGTGTGGCGATACAACGATGGGGTCTATTTGCCGTTGAAATTGACCTGGGCGATCGGGACTCTGTTTGCCCTTTGCGTGCTGATCCGATTGGCCAGATTTAATACGGAAACAGGCGAAGACGACCCTCACGAAGGCTTCGAAGGACTGCCCAGCCCGGCCGCCGCGGGAACATTGGCTGCGTTCGCAATCGCGATGCCAGAATTGGCCGAGTATGCCGAACCAGGCGTCTATGCCGAAAAAATCCAATGGATGGCCGAAAAAACGTTAGTTCTGTCGCACTATCTGATACCAGGACTGGCACTCGCCCTGGCCTATCTGATGGTTTCGCGATTCCAATACCCGCATGTTTTTCAACAATTGCTGCGCGGTCGTCGCGCTCCCAATCAAATCGGGCAGGGGCTGTTCGTGGTCATCGGTGCGATCGTTTTGCATTGGCTGGCTCTGCCAATTGCATTTTGCTACTTTGCCTTCGGGTCTCCCCTGCGAGCTTTACTAGCCAAGTATCGCGATCGAAAACAAACGACGCCGCCACAATCCAGCGAATCCCCCCAGACCTAG
- a CDS encoding class I SAM-dependent methyltransferase: MHRVPTREKKTPQPHSSPFYNHLVPAYQALWPAVAKRRITAAIKAMNFPANSKVLEVGVGTGMSLESYPTNISVTGVDLSEAMLAEADQLIDENQWHHINVRPMNAEELTFDDSSFDIVTSFHTISVVSQPQRMMAEIVRVCKPGGRILMINHFRSDNPLIARVVDSAGNITKRLGWRTDIELDEVVRELPLRLDSRYKPNPLSLFTVMEATCKPEQIAAAEPASV; the protein is encoded by the coding sequence ATGCACCGAGTTCCGACCCGCGAAAAGAAAACGCCTCAGCCGCATAGCAGTCCCTTTTACAACCACCTCGTTCCTGCCTACCAAGCACTTTGGCCGGCCGTAGCGAAGCGTCGTATCACGGCCGCGATCAAGGCGATGAATTTCCCCGCCAATTCCAAGGTGCTAGAAGTTGGCGTTGGAACCGGCATGTCGCTGGAAAGCTATCCGACCAATATTTCAGTGACTGGCGTCGACCTGTCTGAAGCGATGCTGGCCGAAGCCGATCAGCTTATCGACGAGAACCAATGGCATCACATCAATGTCAGGCCCATGAACGCAGAAGAACTGACATTCGATGACTCTTCGTTCGATATCGTGACCTCGTTCCACACGATCAGCGTTGTCTCTCAGCCCCAACGGATGATGGCTGAGATCGTTCGTGTCTGCAAACCAGGCGGACGCATCCTGATGATCAATCACTTCCGCAGCGACAATCCCTTGATCGCTCGCGTTGTGGATTCAGCGGGCAATATCACGAAACGGCTTGGATGGCGGACGGACATCGAACTCGACGAAGTGGTTCGCGAGTTGCCGCTACGTCTGGATAGTCGCTACAAACCCAATCCGCTATCACTGTTCACCGTGATGGAAGCCACATGCAAGCCCGAACAGATCGCCGCCGCTGAACCGGCATCGGTCTAA
- a CDS encoding tetratricopeptide repeat protein has product MLATEPAAMQSATLSSLRRDASESLRRGDRDAAIKAADAMVADYGDNVQAMVEAGDVYLRSGKPDQAVVQFDRFIEKVPTQMPYLWQRGIALYFVGKYQAAAEQFAKHRAVNPHDVENAAWHFVCVAKADSPEKARQMLLPAPGDGREPMNEVLEMLSSGNTKSVRDRINWVVKRAPESGAAEDAKFYGELYLGLYADALGDRDEAIERMKAASADAPRHYMGDVGRVYADLLSERMKSAK; this is encoded by the coding sequence TTGCTTGCGACAGAGCCTGCAGCGATGCAATCGGCAACGCTTTCATCGCTGCGAAGAGATGCGAGTGAATCGCTTCGGCGTGGTGATCGTGATGCGGCAATCAAGGCCGCGGACGCGATGGTCGCTGATTACGGCGACAACGTTCAAGCGATGGTCGAGGCTGGCGACGTTTACTTGCGATCCGGCAAGCCTGACCAGGCTGTGGTGCAGTTTGATCGGTTTATCGAAAAAGTGCCGACGCAAATGCCCTATCTGTGGCAGCGTGGGATCGCTCTGTATTTTGTCGGAAAGTACCAAGCGGCGGCTGAGCAGTTCGCCAAGCACCGCGCTGTCAATCCACACGATGTCGAAAATGCGGCCTGGCATTTCGTCTGTGTCGCCAAGGCGGATTCGCCTGAAAAGGCGAGGCAGATGTTGTTGCCAGCGCCTGGGGATGGCCGTGAACCGATGAACGAAGTTTTGGAAATGCTGTCCAGCGGCAACACCAAAAGTGTTCGGGATCGGATCAACTGGGTCGTCAAGCGAGCGCCCGAGTCGGGGGCCGCGGAAGACGCGAAGTTCTACGGCGAGTTGTACTTGGGCCTATACGCCGATGCGCTGGGCGATAGGGACGAAGCGATAGAGCGGATGAAGGCTGCTTCGGCCGACGCCCCGCGTCACTACATGGGCGACGTCGGTCGAGTGTACGCGGATCTACTCTCCGAGCGAATGAAGTCTGCGAAGTAA
- a CDS encoding polyprenyl synthetase family protein, translating into MSTDLSTAEATESTRPGRRKTSHLKDVPETLELRESLRARCDEVAAKLDHSVPMTKDDMEKVARQMIAEADLPEGYLGWLMVMLSSSFWKDSLAAVPPERRLFLLPHCLKHAEGCPAEYDQFGMNCKECGACSIADFRGLAEEMGYRVLVAEGSPVVMKIIIGGYVDAVVGVACLNVLEKAIDKVLLAGIPCMAVPLLSSDCRNTKVDEAWVDQMIRTPYKPATQATRSYVHLMRAAGELFTSESMDKLAPRIRSQAPVSDEAVTLESIESMDAIAATEHIAYDFLARGGKHSRPFITLAAYDAMTGGHATGPEASEAIAGIPPSVRRAAMSIETFHKASLVHDDIEDDDAYRYGQLAVHRRFGLPTAINIGDYLIGLGYRLLSRPDPDDPVDAEVRADLVDSLAAAHLRLSEGQGAELLWRDARDRRLTPLDALKVYSLKTSPAFEAALTSGIRLAGDAEPYREAIRTFSRNMGVAFQILNDLGDWIGDDSNKMSAGGDVFGGRPTLLWALALAALDEAGQDELLSLADPQCKLGDDHRLAAVRRLYDKANVFETAFALVDKHQARAEQVADELDVEELRRLFYFLVDTVLERPEMPSPTVVKLGAIAPLNR; encoded by the coding sequence TTGTCGACCGATCTAAGTACCGCTGAAGCCACCGAGTCCACACGTCCGGGCCGTCGCAAAACCAGCCACTTGAAGGACGTTCCCGAAACGCTTGAGCTGCGTGAGAGTCTGCGCGCTCGGTGTGATGAGGTCGCGGCGAAGCTGGACCATAGCGTTCCGATGACCAAGGACGACATGGAGAAAGTCGCTCGCCAAATGATTGCCGAGGCGGATTTGCCCGAGGGCTATCTGGGCTGGTTGATGGTGATGCTAAGCAGTTCGTTTTGGAAAGACTCGTTGGCCGCGGTTCCGCCCGAACGACGATTGTTTCTGTTGCCGCACTGTTTGAAGCACGCCGAAGGATGCCCCGCCGAATACGATCAGTTCGGCATGAACTGTAAGGAATGCGGTGCTTGCAGCATCGCCGATTTCCGTGGCTTGGCCGAAGAAATGGGCTACCGCGTTTTGGTCGCCGAAGGTTCACCCGTGGTGATGAAGATCATCATCGGCGGTTACGTCGATGCGGTCGTGGGGGTGGCCTGTTTGAACGTGCTTGAGAAAGCGATCGACAAGGTCCTGTTGGCGGGGATCCCCTGCATGGCCGTGCCGCTGCTTAGCAGTGATTGCCGAAACACCAAGGTTGATGAGGCGTGGGTCGATCAGATGATCCGAACGCCGTACAAACCAGCCACTCAGGCGACTCGCAGTTACGTTCACTTGATGCGTGCCGCGGGCGAATTGTTTACCAGCGAATCGATGGACAAGTTGGCTCCGCGAATTCGCAGCCAAGCACCGGTTAGCGACGAAGCAGTAACGCTTGAGTCGATCGAATCTATGGACGCGATCGCGGCGACCGAGCACATTGCTTATGACTTTTTAGCACGAGGCGGCAAGCACTCGCGGCCCTTCATTACTTTGGCGGCTTACGATGCGATGACCGGTGGCCACGCGACCGGCCCGGAGGCGAGTGAAGCGATTGCGGGCATTCCGCCATCGGTGCGACGTGCAGCGATGAGCATCGAGACTTTCCATAAGGCGAGTCTGGTTCACGACGACATCGAAGATGACGATGCGTACCGGTACGGCCAGCTAGCGGTGCATCGTCGATTCGGATTACCGACGGCCATCAATATCGGCGACTACTTGATCGGTCTAGGGTATCGATTGCTAAGCCGCCCTGATCCGGATGACCCGGTTGATGCCGAGGTGCGTGCCGATCTGGTCGATTCGTTGGCGGCGGCGCACTTGCGATTGTCTGAAGGACAAGGTGCCGAATTGTTGTGGCGAGACGCTCGCGATCGTCGTCTGACGCCGCTGGATGCGTTAAAGGTTTACTCGCTTAAAACGTCACCGGCTTTCGAAGCGGCTCTGACAAGCGGAATTCGTTTAGCGGGCGACGCCGAACCCTATCGCGAAGCGATTCGCACGTTCAGTCGCAATATGGGTGTTGCGTTTCAAATTTTGAACGATTTGGGTGACTGGATTGGCGACGACAGCAACAAAATGTCCGCTGGCGGTGACGTGTTTGGCGGTCGTCCGACGCTGTTGTGGGCATTGGCGCTTGCAGCGCTCGACGAAGCCGGCCAAGACGAACTGTTGTCGCTGGCTGACCCGCAGTGCAAACTTGGCGACGACCATCGATTGGCGGCAGTTCGTCGTTTGTACGACAAGGCGAACGTGTTCGAAACCGCATTTGCACTGGTCGATAAACACCAAGCTCGTGCCGAGCAGGTAGCGGATGAACTGGACGTCGAAGAACTGCGTCGGCTGTTTTACTTTTTGGTCGACACCGTCTTGGAACGTCCCGAGATGCCATCGCCCACCGTCGTAAAGCTGGGTGCGATCGCACCGCTGAATCGCTGA
- a CDS encoding prenyltransferase/squalene oxidase repeat-containing protein, whose amino-acid sequence MSDERPGAENRRDLQQRARLALDQLRGELLDQRTSDGHWTGQLSASALSTATAVSAIAATIVHGQEFSSPFCVSQVSRGMDFLRTQQNADGGFGDTDRSLSNIATSYLVLAASELAIKAGCQPLDDHSRDRLDDYILKGGGIEGLRRRYGTDKTFVVPIMTNMAIAGLIDWDDVASLPFEAAVFPQSMYRFLQMPVVSYAIPALVAIGQTRHFLGRRTFWPWRMVRAAAVNPTMKVLGKMQPESGGYLEATPLTSFVVMSLAVTGRSDHEVSRRGLKFLADSMLDDGSWPIDTNLATWVTSLAIDALASDPEDDSKWYSDELLDWHLSCQHLTRHPFTGAEPGGWGWTDLSGAVPDSDDTPAAILALAHAKKRCKNLDSIRSIDLAIERGQRWLLKLQNRNGGWPTFCRGWGKLPFDRSSTDLTGHAVRALSVKTGQEINSEAAIKRGAKFLSKSQQADGAWLPLWFGNQDRPDEDNPIYGTSKVLMAATSVGGRAGLSQAAVDRATRFLVESQNSDGGWGGGNSIASYWTLRGSDGDKAVISSVEETALAVDALASALIANQTLPSSPRNGPIAGGNARRDQAIIGGVQFLLSSIDQKRHQVPWPIGFYFAKLWYYERLYPLIFTAAALGKALRSEVLRKHPPPYTPQDP is encoded by the coding sequence ATGAGTGACGAAAGACCGGGGGCCGAGAATAGACGCGATTTGCAACAGCGGGCTCGACTGGCGCTGGATCAACTGCGAGGTGAACTGCTCGATCAGCGAACCAGCGATGGGCATTGGACTGGCCAATTGTCAGCGTCGGCGTTAAGTACGGCAACCGCGGTCAGCGCGATCGCGGCGACGATCGTGCATGGTCAGGAATTTTCCTCGCCCTTTTGTGTGTCACAGGTATCCAGGGGAATGGATTTTCTGAGGACTCAGCAAAACGCGGACGGTGGATTCGGTGATACCGATCGCAGTTTGTCTAACATTGCGACCAGCTATTTGGTGCTGGCCGCATCGGAACTGGCGATAAAGGCTGGGTGTCAGCCGCTTGATGATCATTCGCGGGATCGGCTAGACGACTACATTCTTAAAGGTGGCGGCATCGAAGGGCTGCGTCGTCGTTACGGAACGGATAAGACGTTTGTGGTGCCGATCATGACCAACATGGCGATCGCTGGGCTGATCGACTGGGACGACGTTGCCTCGTTGCCGTTCGAGGCTGCGGTGTTCCCTCAGTCGATGTATCGGTTTCTGCAAATGCCAGTGGTCAGCTATGCGATTCCTGCACTGGTGGCGATCGGGCAGACGCGGCATTTTTTGGGGCGTCGAACGTTTTGGCCTTGGCGTATGGTCCGTGCCGCCGCGGTCAATCCGACAATGAAAGTGCTGGGTAAGATGCAACCCGAAAGCGGCGGCTATCTAGAAGCGACTCCGTTGACGTCGTTCGTCGTGATGAGTTTGGCTGTAACCGGACGGAGCGATCACGAAGTCAGCCGACGCGGGTTGAAGTTTCTGGCCGATTCGATGTTGGACGACGGCAGTTGGCCGATCGACACGAATTTGGCAACGTGGGTCACGTCGCTTGCGATCGATGCGTTGGCGTCGGATCCCGAGGACGATAGCAAGTGGTACAGCGACGAGTTACTGGATTGGCATTTGTCCTGTCAGCACCTGACTCGGCACCCCTTCACCGGTGCCGAACCGGGGGGATGGGGATGGACGGACCTTAGCGGCGCGGTGCCCGACAGCGACGATACGCCAGCCGCGATCCTTGCGCTTGCGCATGCCAAAAAGCGATGCAAGAATTTGGACTCGATTCGCTCGATCGATCTGGCAATCGAGCGAGGGCAGCGCTGGTTGCTGAAACTACAGAACCGCAATGGCGGTTGGCCCACGTTCTGTCGCGGTTGGGGGAAGTTACCATTCGATCGTAGTAGCACCGATCTGACCGGTCATGCGGTCCGAGCTTTGTCCGTTAAAACGGGACAAGAGATCAATTCAGAAGCGGCGATCAAACGCGGTGCAAAGTTTTTGTCGAAATCTCAACAAGCAGATGGAGCCTGGTTGCCCCTCTGGTTCGGGAACCAAGATCGGCCGGATGAAGACAATCCGATTTACGGAACGTCAAAAGTTCTGATGGCGGCGACAAGTGTTGGGGGGCGAGCTGGCCTTTCGCAGGCTGCGGTTGATCGGGCGACACGATTTTTGGTGGAAAGCCAGAATTCGGATGGCGGTTGGGGTGGTGGAAACTCCATTGCCTCTTATTGGACCCTACGTGGGTCGGATGGTGACAAAGCCGTCATTAGCAGTGTCGAGGAGACCGCTTTGGCTGTGGATGCCTTGGCGTCGGCGTTGATCGCCAACCAAACATTACCAAGTTCGCCTCGGAATGGACCGATCGCCGGTGGGAATGCGCGGCGGGATCAGGCTATAATCGGCGGAGTCCAGTTTTTGCTTTCTAGCATCGATCAGAAGCGGCACCAAGTTCCATGGCCGATCGGGTTCTATTTTGCAAAGCTCTGGTACTATGAACGGCTTTATCCTCTGATTTTCACGGCGGCGGCATTGGGTAAAGCTTTGAGATCCGAAGTGCTGCGAAAACACCCACCTCCATACACACCCCAAGATCCCTGA
- a CDS encoding sugar phosphate isomerase/epimerase family protein, with translation MKRRQFVRATAAAVALSADPLHLVARDPIHRQGPPRFQIGLAAYSLRSQFRFMKGKPQTPSNDGPAIDMIGFLDYCVAQNVDAAELTSYFFKPKPDNDYFLNLKREAFERGVTISGTAIGNNFTVGRGPKLDTEIQEAITWIDRAAKLGAPHIRFFAGTAAQLASAPQRIEEASEALNRCAKHAATQGIFIGVENHGNLTSNQMMELMRRADNPWIGINLDTGNFLSDDPYGDLERCVPYAVNVQVKVTMKTPEGKAYPADIDRIGKILKDGGYQGFVILEFEENQPYDHIPPALDQLRSALS, from the coding sequence ATGAAACGTCGCCAATTCGTCCGAGCAACCGCAGCAGCGGTCGCTCTGTCTGCCGATCCGCTGCATCTTGTCGCTCGCGATCCGATCCATCGCCAAGGTCCACCGCGATTTCAAATCGGACTGGCCGCTTATTCGCTACGCTCCCAATTCCGCTTCATGAAAGGCAAACCGCAGACGCCGTCGAACGACGGACCAGCGATCGACATGATCGGCTTCCTAGATTACTGCGTTGCTCAGAACGTCGACGCAGCGGAACTGACCAGCTATTTCTTCAAGCCGAAACCTGACAACGACTATTTCCTAAATCTAAAACGTGAAGCTTTCGAGCGCGGTGTCACCATCTCGGGAACCGCGATTGGAAACAACTTCACGGTCGGACGCGGCCCAAAACTTGATACCGAAATTCAAGAGGCGATCACGTGGATCGACCGAGCGGCCAAGCTAGGTGCGCCTCACATTCGCTTCTTTGCCGGCACGGCGGCGCAGCTCGCCTCGGCACCCCAGCGGATCGAAGAAGCGTCCGAAGCACTCAATCGATGTGCCAAGCACGCGGCAACTCAAGGCATCTTTATTGGCGTCGAAAACCACGGCAACTTGACCAGCAACCAGATGATGGAATTGATGCGGCGTGCCGACAATCCGTGGATCGGGATCAACCTGGATACCGGAAACTTCTTGTCAGACGACCCGTACGGTGACTTGGAAAGATGTGTCCCCTACGCGGTCAACGTACAAGTCAAAGTCACCATGAAAACGCCCGAAGGAAAGGCATATCCAGCGGACATCGATCGAATCGGTAAGATTCTAAAAGACGGCGGCTACCAAGGCTTCGTGATCTTGGAATTCGAAGAAAACCAACCCTACGATCACATTCCCCCAGCACTCGACCAACTCAGGTCGGCACTCTCGTGA
- a CDS encoding ferrochelatase, with protein sequence MTDSLPAYDSFLLVSFGGPEGPDDVLPFLENVLRGKGVPRERMMEVVEHYKHFGGVSPINEHNRQLMAAIKDEFASAGIDLPVYWGNRNWDPLFPDTLRQMRDDGRKRALAFFTSMFSCYSGCRQYRENIIAAQKEVGEGAPMVEKVRMGFNHPRFIETMANSVRTALDSIETTATETTVLFTAHSIPMSMADNCDYLKQLQESSRLVAEAVGAPDWRLVFQSRSGPPQQPWLEPDVLDAIAEMDDEKKLGSLVVVPIGFVSDHMEVMFDLDEEAAQLCQKRGIKMARAKTAGTSPTFVQMIRMLVEERLGRTNEKQALGPLGPWHDVCPADCCTYTPARRPVTTT encoded by the coding sequence ATGACTGACTCGCTGCCCGCCTACGACTCGTTCCTGTTGGTGTCCTTTGGTGGTCCCGAAGGCCCAGATGACGTTTTGCCGTTCCTGGAAAACGTACTTCGTGGCAAAGGGGTGCCGCGCGAACGAATGATGGAGGTCGTCGAACACTACAAGCATTTCGGTGGTGTCAGTCCGATCAATGAACACAATCGCCAATTGATGGCGGCAATCAAAGACGAGTTTGCGTCGGCTGGAATTGATTTGCCGGTCTATTGGGGAAATCGGAATTGGGATCCGTTGTTCCCTGATACGCTGCGACAAATGCGTGACGACGGTCGCAAACGTGCACTCGCGTTCTTTACCAGCATGTTCAGTTGTTACAGCGGATGTCGCCAGTATCGCGAGAACATCATCGCGGCGCAAAAAGAAGTTGGCGAAGGTGCACCGATGGTGGAAAAGGTTCGCATGGGTTTCAACCATCCTCGCTTCATAGAAACGATGGCGAACTCGGTCCGTACGGCGCTCGATTCAATCGAAACAACGGCCACCGAAACCACTGTCCTATTCACGGCTCACAGTATTCCGATGAGCATGGCGGACAACTGTGACTATTTGAAACAGTTGCAAGAGTCGAGTCGTTTGGTCGCCGAAGCGGTGGGCGCGCCCGATTGGCGATTGGTTTTCCAGAGCCGCAGTGGCCCACCGCAACAGCCGTGGTTGGAACCGGATGTATTGGATGCGATCGCAGAGATGGACGACGAAAAGAAATTGGGGTCGTTGGTTGTTGTACCGATCGGGTTCGTCAGCGATCACATGGAAGTGATGTTCGACTTGGACGAAGAGGCGGCTCAGTTGTGTCAGAAACGCGGCATCAAAATGGCGCGTGCGAAAACGGCCGGAACGTCACCCACGTTCGTTCAGATGATCCGCATGTTGGTCGAAGAGCGACTCGGTAGAACTAACGAAAAGCAAGCGCTCGGTCCGCTCGGCCCTTGGCATGACGTCTGTCCCGCCGACTGCTGCACGTACACGCCTGCTCGCCGTCCTGTGACGACGACTTAG